The Phycisphaeraceae bacterium genome contains the following window.
CGCTGTCATCGGTACCATCACCTGTGGCGTAGGGCTCATCCTCCTCGTCCCCGCAGCATTCCTCCCCTACGTCCTCGGCTGCATCGGCATGATCATGGGATCCGTCGCAGCCAATCGCGGCGAGTACTTCCGATACCCCATGACCTTCCGCTTCATCCACTGACCACACCCCGACGCCCGCGCCGCCCCTAAACTTCCCGCGCGTGCCAATCCTCGAAGCCTCCAATCTCCGCAAGTCCTTTTCCGGCCGAACCGTCGTCGATGGCGTCGCATTCACCGTAGAAAAGTGCGAGATCGTCGGGCTCCTCGGTCGAAACGGTGCCGGCAAGACCACCAGCTTCCGCATGACCATCGGCATGATCGACGCCGACTCCGGCCGCGTCACCTTCAATAACCAGGATGTCACCACCCTCCCCATGTACCGCCACGCACGCCTCGGCATGGGATACCTCAGCCAGGAACCCAGCGTCTTCCAACGCATGACCTGCGAACAAAACCTCCTCTCCATCCTCGAAACCCAAGGCCTGAGCCGCCGCGATCGAAAGAAACGCGCCACCGACCTCCTCGCCCAGTTCGGCCTCGCCCACAAAGCCAAACACCTCGCACGCACATGCTCCGGCGGCGAACGACGTAAACTCGAAATCGCACGCGCACTCGTCACCAACCCCAAACTCATCCTCCTCGACGAACCCTTCAGCGGCGTCGACCCAATCGCCGTCGAAGAACTCCAGGTCGAACTCCGACGCCTCACCTCCCTCGGCATCGCCTTCCTCATCACCGACCACAACGTCCAGCAGACCCTCCGTGTCTGCGACCGCGCCTACATCATCGATTCCGGCAAAGTCCTCGCCCAGGGCACCCCCAAAGCCCTCATCAACGACGACCTCGTCCGCCGCGTCTACCTCGGCTCCCTCTTCCGAGGCGACGAGTTCGACGACCCAATCCCACAGGCAACAGCAACTGCCTCCCCCTGAACCCAACAACCACCCCGCCGGATCGTCAAACACAGAACTACAGACGCAGAACTCCGGACACTGGACGCCGGATCTTCGGGCGCACCGTTGCTCTCAATCTTCATTGCCCATCAACGCCCGAAGATCCGGGTCGAAATTCGGAACGCCCTCACCCCCACACACATTTCCCCCCACATCTCCCGCCCGCGCGCGCAGAATCGCGACGCTGTGCAGCACACCCATTGCATTGCCTCCCGCTTGGCTGTAGCATCGCGTCATCCCCCCAGAACTGCTCCCCCCATCAGCCTCCCCCCGTTCGGGTTTGCGCTGCTGCCCGCGCCCGTTCAACGCATCGTGCAGCCACAGGGGGATTCTCATGCTTTCACTCACCACTCGTTTCGCTGTCCGCCTCTTCGCTGCCGTCTTCTGTCTGCTCGCGTGCCTCGCGCTCTGTGGGTGCATGGATCGCGCTCATCTCGCCGACGTGCGCGAGTCGGCCCTGATCGCCCGCGAGCAGCTCGCGCTCGAAGCCGAACGCTTGGCCGCGATCGCTGCCGACCCCGCCCAGCCCCCCGCCGTTCGTCACGCCGGCGCAACAGCCGCTGCCGACCTCCAGTCCAGCATCGCCTCGATCGACGCCGGCATCGAGCAGTTCAATCGAATCTTCTTGGACGACCAATCCCCCGAAGGTATGATACAAACCTTGTCTCAAACCGCACTTCCATTCCTGCCAGCACCCCTTCAAGCCCCGGCCCTGCTCCTGACAGCCACCGGACTCGCCCTCGCCCGGGCCGCACAACTCAAGAAAGCCGCAGGCTCAATCGCCCAAGGCATTGCCAAGGCCGCCCAGAAAGATGAAGAGTTTCGCTCGGTTTTTGCCCGACATGCCGATACATTCAGATCTGTGCAGACCCCCGCAGCGAAGCGGATCGTGGACGAGAAGGTTCGGAGCCAATTCATGCTGAGACTGCCACTATGAGACCCTTTGCCACCACATCGCGCCGCGCCTTCACCCTCATCGAGCTTCTGGTCGTCATTGCGATCATCGGCATCCTCATCGGCATCACCCTCCCCGCCCTCAACAAGGCACGCGAAACCGCCCGCCGCATCGCATGCCTGTCCAACCTCCGCTCCCTGGGGCAGGGGATCAGCATGTACATGGATCAGGAGTCCAAGGGCGCGTTTCCCTATGTGCTCCCCATCATCGGCTCGGGCGAAATCGGAGGCGGCAACGACGTCACCCTCCTCACCGTCCTCGAATCCTACATCGACGCGCCCAGCCCCCGCCGCGACCCGACATACATCAACCAGGAAGACGCGCCCTTCCTCAGCGAAGTGCCCTACCGCTGCCCGGGCGACGACGGAAAAACCACCGACCCATACTGGGAGGCCTACGGCACCAGTTACCTCTACATTCCCGGCTCGCTCTTCCAGTTCGGCGAAATCTTCTACGCAATGCAGATCAGCCCGAGTGTCGTCGCACGCGTCTGGGAACTCTGGCGCGAGAAGGGCAAAGAGATTCCGTTCCTGATCGACGCCTGCGTCTTTGATGACAGCAACGACGTGTACTTTCACAAGCGCACCGGAGGCCCGGGCGCCAATGCCATGTTCATCTCTGATTCTCGGGCCGACTGGGCCGACATCAACATCAACGATCCGGAGTTTCTCGTTGAGCTCATCACCGATGTTGCTCGCCTCGCGGGGCTGCCGGGTGGCTAAGTACAGGATTTTATGATGACTTCCAACCAGCCAAAGTTTACGAGCCTGCTCGACGATGAGGGTGTCGCTGCGGCCGCGGTGCTCACGCCGCGCCGCGAGCGTTGGGACCGTCGCCTTGATGCTGCGGTGCGCACGCGGCTGAGCACCTGGTGGGCGAACCGGCGTCTGCGATACAGCATGCTCGGCTCGCTCGCGGTCCTGGCCATCGGCGGGGCGGTCACGGTGTACGCCCTGACGCGACCGGTGCAACAGCCGGACTTCTCGACCGCGAATATCGACGTGCTCTTCAACTACGCGCTCCTGACCGAAGAGTTCAACAAACTTCCCATCGAGCAGCGCATCGAACTGCTGACGCAACTGGTCGCACGCTTGCGCACGCTCGACGGCGATCAGTCGCTGCTGATGGCCCTCTTCGCTGCGCAGCTCACCGGAGCGGTGCGCGATCAGTTCGAGCGCAACGCCTCGCTGCTGGCGGTTGATCTGTTCGACAGTTATGCGAGCAATCTCGACATGAGCGCGCCCCCCACGCTGCGTGCGCGGTATGTCGAGGACAAGTTCATCGAGTTCACTAAGACGATGGAAAAAATCGCGGGCGAAGAACGCGACATCTCGGACGAGGACCGCCTCATCGAGGCGAGGCGGCAGGCCAAGCGCGATCTCGATTTTATGCAGTCGGGGCGCATGCCCGTCCAGAGCACCGCCCGCATCGCGAGTTTCATGAACCGAGGCATCGGCAACGAAGCGACCGGGCACCAGAAGGTGCGCATCAACGCCTTCGTCGGCGAGATGGTCAAGACGCTGCGCGAAGGTGAAGTGCCGCCCGAGCCTGAGCGTCCGAATCGCCGCCGCAACCAGCCCGAGCAGCCGCCGGCCGATGAGCCTGATGCACCCAACTCCGAACCCGAGTCCGCGCCCGACGGACCCTGAGGAGGCTGATAGTCTGCCTGTTCAGGTGCAAGGGTGGGGTTGCACCGAAGTCGCAGAGCCGACTTCGGTGGCACGCTGAGCATGACGGGGGTCGAGGTATCGGTGTCACCCTGCCTGTAGCGGATGTCCGTCATGGTCATGCAAAGCCATGACGATGGCGCCCGGCCAAGGCAACCGGTTATGCAAAGGCATGGCTGGCGCCCGCGTGTGCGGCGGGTTGTGGTGGTTTGACGACGATTCACCCGGACCTTCGGGCGCTCGCGCGCAAGGTAGTTTGGCTTCAAGTGTGCGCCCGAAGATCCGGCGTCGGGCATGAAGACTTGTGTCCGGTGAGGGGTGGCTTGTGGTATTGGTTGTGGATCAATACTGGCGGCGGAGGCGAGCGGCTGGGATGGCGAGTTGGTCGCGGTATTTGGCGACGGTGCGGCGCGCGATTTCGATGCCTTGCTCGTTGAGCAGTTTGACGAGCGCTTCGTCGCTGAGGGGTTTGCGTTTGTCTTCGGCGTCGATGAGTTCCTTGAGCGCGGCGCGGACGGCGTCGTAGGACATGTCTTCGCCGGTTTCGGTTTGCAGGCCGCCGCTGAAGAAACTGCGGAGCGGGACGATGCCGCGCGGGGTCTGGACATACTTGTCGGCGACGGCGCGGCTGACTGTGGCGACGTGGATGCCGAGTTGGTCGGCGACGTGCGTCATGGGGAGCGGGCGGAGGGCTTCGGGGCCGAAGTCGAAGAAGTCGCGCTGCTCGGCGATGACAGCGCCGATGACGCGCAGCAATGTGCTGCGGCGTTGATCGACAGCCTCGATGAGCCACTGCGCGTTGGAGAGGTTTTTCTTGATGAAGTCGCGATCGTTGCGCGGCAGGGCTTTGTCGCGGCTGAGCATCGCGTACTCGCGATTGATCTGCACGTTGGGGATGCGCCAGTCGTTGAGATACGCGACATAACGGTCCTGCTCGTCGTCGTACTCGATGATGGCGTCGGGCGTGATGGCGGGCTCTTTGGTGTCGGTCAGTGCCCGGGCAGGTGCGAGGCTGAGGCGGCGGAGAACTTCGAGCCCGGCTTTGATTTCATCGAGGTCGAGGCGCGTTTTCTCGGCGATCTTTGGAAGCCGATTGGCCATGACATCGTCGAGGTGATCGGCGACGATGCGGCGCGCGACGGCAGTCGAGCCGGGGTCGTAGTCGTGTTCAGATTCGACGAGGGCATCGAGTTGCAGCAGGAGGCATTCGCGCGCGTCACGGGCTGCGACACCGGCCGGTTCGAGCAGCAACTGAACAGCCTGGAGCGCCAGTTCCCAATCCTCATGGGTTGGAGCGAGTGCGCCTTGTTCGGTTCTCGGGGATCGATCGGCGATTTCCGTCAGGTCTGTGCGCAAATAGCCGTCGTCATCGAGAAAGCGGATGATCTGAGCGCCGAGTTCGCGCAATCGTTCATCGACATCGACCAGCGCCCATTGTGCGATGAGTTGATCGGTGATGGATGAAGCGCGTGCGGGTGCGCTGGCCATGGCTTCGGATTTGGCGTCGGCTTCACCATCGAGGCGTGTGCGGCTTGGGCTTTGGGGGTGGAGGCCATCGGCGCGTTCGAGGGCGTCGAGTCTGGCGGAGGAAAAGTCGCTGTCGATGGCGTCGGGGTTGTCGGCTTCGTAGTCGTCGAGACGAGCGAAGTCCTGCTCGCCAGTCTCGTCGATGGTGAGTTCGCCGTCGGCGCGTTCGTCGGGCGGGGGGGCGTCGCCGGGTTCGATTTCGAGCAGTTCGAGGGTTGGATTGCTTTCGAGTTCCTGTTCGATGCGTTCGGCCAGTTCGGTCAGAGACATCTGGAGGATTTCCATGGACTGGATCATCCTCGGGGCCAATTTCATGGTTTGGCCGAGTCTCATGTTTTGGGAGGCTTCGAAGCGCATGGGGAGCATCCTGCGTCAGGTTCCGATGCCGGCGTCAACCCATTGATTGCCGGCCTTGGATCGCATCGGCAAGAACCGCCTTGTTGGCGTATTCCAGCTGCCACCCGGTGGGCAAACCGCGTGCCAGGCGCGTAATTTGCAGATCGCGGCCGCGGAATTCTTCTGCTATAAAAAGTGCAGTTCCGTCGCCCTCTAGTGTTGGGTTCAATCCGAGAATGATTTCTCGGACCTTGATGCCTCCGTTGAGCGATGGGTCATCGACCCTGCGGACGAGAGTGGAGATCGTGAGGTCGTCGGGTCCGATGCCATCAAGTGGGCTGATGCGTCCCATGAGGACGTGGTAGAGGCCCTGGTACATTCCGGTCTGCTCGAGCGCGATGAGGTCTTTGGGCTGCTCGACGACGAGAATGCGTTCGTGATCGCGCTTGGGGTTTGCGCAGATCGGGCAGGGGTCGACTTCGGTGAGGTTGAAACACAGTGAGCAGTGACGGACGGCTGTTTTGATGTCGGCAATTGCGGCTGAGAGTCCGAGCGCGACATCGCGGTCTGATTTGAGGAGGTAAAAGGCGAGGCGCTCGGCGGATCGTGCGCCGATGCCGGGCATACGGGCAAGTTCGCGGATCAGGCGATCAACGGCTGGGGGATAGGCGGAAAAAGAGCGGCGTTCACCCACGCATGATCCTATTCAGGCACGGGCGAGCGGCTGAATCGTGGGGCGGGAGTTCCTGGCCGACAGCGTTGCGGAGAGGGGAGAAATGCGCGGCGGAGGGTGCGTGATTGTCCGATAATAATGGCTTCAGGGCTTATGCGCGTGTGTTCTGGGACCCTCGGGTGGCCGAGAGCAAAAAGATGCGATGAAACCCCCGAAATCCCCTGATCAAGGTCTGTACGCGCGGGGGCAAAACGAGTATTCTGATAGTCCGCCCGCTCGGAGTGAGAGAGAGAAGTCCGCAGGTGGCGTCACAGCCATGTGCGGCACCGAGGGGGCACAGCATCTGAGATCATTTTCCCGAAAGGGTCAAGGGACTCAGTGCTGTGTCTTTTTGTGTGTTGTTGGCGCGGTTCTGTGTGCACAGTGTTCCTGAGTGGTCGCGCTGTGGGGAAAGGGACGATAAGAGGCCGAACCCAGTGTGGAGCGGTCGCCATGCGCATTGTTTTTTTTACTCATCCGGGTACGAACTCGCGTGACATCTTTCTGGATATGGCGCGTGGTTTCGAGCGTGGCGGGCATGATGTTCTGAGGCTGGAGATTGAGCCGATTGCGAATGTTTACAAGGCAGCGGGGGCATCGCGTGTCCCGGTGATTCAGCAGATGACCGGGATGATTGCGAAGTTCATGGATGTGAACCGCGTTGACTTCTCAGTGGGGATGTGGGCCAATGCGCTTGGGGTGTTGTCGCAGGGTGTGCGGAACGGGCAACCGAGGTCGTTTTTTGATGTGATTGAGAGGCCTCACTTGATGTTCTGGCTTGATGCCCCCCATTGGGCGTCGGGGGGATCGCTTGCGGAGTTGTGCCGATCGCCGCTCTTGAGCGGGAGGTATGTGCGACACTATGTGAACAATCCTGGGATTTCGCGCGAGATGACGGAGGTGCTTGGGTTTGGGCCGACGATTGGTCGGGGGTATGGGATTGATGAGGACGTGTTCAGGCCACACCGCGATGAAGAGGAGCGGTTCGACATTGTTTTTGGGACGGGTCCTGGGGATGCGAAGCCAAGCGCGTTGATGCTGCGCGAGTTGGAGTCTGACGAGCCTGATGTGCAGGCGATGCGTGAGGAACGGGCGGTGGGTTCCCTATCGAAACTCCGGGAGTTGGCGCAGACCTTGGATGCAGCGGATGCGATGATGGAGCTGTTTGAAGGACTGGTGCGTTTACGGCTCGCGCGTCCCGGCACACC
Protein-coding sequences here:
- the lptB gene encoding LPS export ABC transporter ATP-binding protein, yielding MPILEASNLRKSFSGRTVVDGVAFTVEKCEIVGLLGRNGAGKTTSFRMTIGMIDADSGRVTFNNQDVTTLPMYRHARLGMGYLSQEPSVFQRMTCEQNLLSILETQGLSRRDRKKRATDLLAQFGLAHKAKHLARTCSGGERRKLEIARALVTNPKLILLDEPFSGVDPIAVEELQVELRRLTSLGIAFLITDHNVQQTLRVCDRAYIIDSGKVLAQGTPKALINDDLVRRVYLGSLFRGDEFDDPIPQATATASP
- a CDS encoding prepilin-type N-terminal cleavage/methylation domain-containing protein; the protein is MRPFATTSRRAFTLIELLVVIAIIGILIGITLPALNKARETARRIACLSNLRSLGQGISMYMDQESKGAFPYVLPIIGSGEIGGGNDVTLLTVLESYIDAPSPRRDPTYINQEDAPFLSEVPYRCPGDDGKTTDPYWEAYGTSYLYIPGSLFQFGEIFYAMQISPSVVARVWELWREKGKEIPFLIDACVFDDSNDVYFHKRTGGPGANAMFISDSRADWADININDPEFLVELITDVARLAGLPGG
- the rpoN gene encoding RNA polymerase factor sigma-54, translating into MEILQMSLTELAERIEQELESNPTLELLEIEPGDAPPPDERADGELTIDETGEQDFARLDDYEADNPDAIDSDFSSARLDALERADGLHPQSPSRTRLDGEADAKSEAMASAPARASSITDQLIAQWALVDVDERLRELGAQIIRFLDDDGYLRTDLTEIADRSPRTEQGALAPTHEDWELALQAVQLLLEPAGVAARDARECLLLQLDALVESEHDYDPGSTAVARRIVADHLDDVMANRLPKIAEKTRLDLDEIKAGLEVLRRLSLAPARALTDTKEPAITPDAIIEYDDEQDRYVAYLNDWRIPNVQINREYAMLSRDKALPRNDRDFIKKNLSNAQWLIEAVDQRRSTLLRVIGAVIAEQRDFFDFGPEALRPLPMTHVADQLGIHVATVSRAVADKYVQTPRGIVPLRSFFSGGLQTETGEDMSYDAVRAALKELIDAEDKRKPLSDEALVKLLNEQGIEIARRTVAKYRDQLAIPAARLRRQY
- the recR gene encoding recombination mediator RecR, which translates into the protein MGERRSFSAYPPAVDRLIRELARMPGIGARSAERLAFYLLKSDRDVALGLSAAIADIKTAVRHCSLCFNLTEVDPCPICANPKRDHERILVVEQPKDLIALEQTGMYQGLYHVLMGRISPLDGIGPDDLTISTLVRRVDDPSLNGGIKVREIILGLNPTLEGDGTALFIAEEFRGRDLQITRLARGLPTGWQLEYANKAVLADAIQGRQSMG
- a CDS encoding glycosyltransferase family 1 protein, which translates into the protein MRIVFFTHPGTNSRDIFLDMARGFERGGHDVLRLEIEPIANVYKAAGASRVPVIQQMTGMIAKFMDVNRVDFSVGMWANALGVLSQGVRNGQPRSFFDVIERPHLMFWLDAPHWASGGSLAELCRSPLLSGRYVRHYVNNPGISREMTEVLGFGPTIGRGYGIDEDVFRPHRDEEERFDIVFGTGPGDAKPSALMLRELESDEPDVQAMREERAVGSLSKLRELAQTLDAADAMMELFEGLVRLRLARPGTPMLEDLERLEREGMGEAGRKLRELPSVFVRAFSLVRGIESWRRAFTITYLSKRLKCAVFGQAEFGEWPCEARLLGNLAYGDMARAYSSGRIGLNAMRWQDDVGLNLKPYEITASGAALLCDRREGLDEAFEDGVEVESFAGPAEALAKARGLLGDTARRRAMAEAGRERTLREHTWAQVSRELVAWTMRDVSEQALCAA